The sequence below is a genomic window from Felis catus isolate Fca126 chromosome A2, F.catus_Fca126_mat1.0, whole genome shotgun sequence.
TAACATGGAGCCCGTTTGATGCAAATCAAACTAAATCTCCTTCACCAATCTCTGGTTCAATTCTAACGTTATTGTTATTACCCTCTCATTCatacagaatgtatttttttcctcatgcctcttcaaacattttataaactttaaatcATTGTCATCATGCTCTAGAGAAAAAGATAACCCAGAGCAACAAATACACAAACTTGACGCAGAAGATCAAGCCACCTCCTCATGGCAGAGAGATTCTCTTCACACCAATAACAACATGCTTAACATTGAGCTCATGTCAGCCACTGCACGAGGCCCTTGAAAGGGCACCAAGGTCCAGAGGTGAGCAAGCAGTCAGACAGCTGCATGGACTTTACAGAATGGCCACCATGTGGAGAAAAGGTGTCACTTTGGACATCACACCAGCAAAGtgcttgttgtttctttctttcttttcttttcttttcttttctttctttctttctttctttctttctttctttctttctttctttctttctttctttctttctttctttctttctttctttctttctttcatttgggtttttttgtttgtttgttttggttgttttttgctttttgattgGTCAAGGTTTTCCAGGGAGTTCCCTCTCAAATATGTTTTGCATATTTAAGTTTGGGGGTAGAACATGGAATAACACAATAAATTAAGGAACAGTCCAGACACAAAACAAaggtctgttttctcttctgcattAGTCCAAAGTTCTAGGTTTGCCATTGCAGGTCTCACCTGTTTTCAACCTTGCTTTTCACCACTCTTAGTTAATGCTCCAGCCCCCAAGTAGAAGTAACTTACTTATGCCTCACTTAATACTGTTTTCTGCTCTAAACATCTTCCCCCCCATTATATTATCAGATTAGGCTGAGTGTGGTGATCCCAAGCAGCCCCAACATTTCAGTAGGTTGAACAATAAAGGTTTACTTCTTGCCTGATACTGACGGAGTTGAGAGCAAGCCAAGAGATTAGCTCTGTGCACATTTGTCACTCAGGCATCCAGGCTGATGAGTGGTTACCAGCACAAACACTGCTATAAGCCAtgccaggagaaaaagaaaattctgtggGTCTTGAACCATAAGTTAAGTGCTTAGACAAAATGTGACATAACTCATTGTCATAAACAGCCATGTGGTTCTACCCAACCACAAGCCCAATTCTACCATAAGCCTGGATGAGAGGGAACTGAAAATATTTGGCCAACACCATCAATGACTTCTTACCTCCATATGTCTAAAATCTTGTAATTCTTTCAGATCTAGGTTGGATCCTACCTCCTCAAATAGACAGCGCTGGTACCTCATGCTAAAAGGAAGACATTCACACTCTTAATACACACAGCACGTTATCTTACCTCTGAAGGCCATTATGACTATAAGAGAACAGTGTCTCCACTGGGATTCTCTGCTTCCCACAATGCCTTGCTAGATGAATATTGCATGAATGATTGAATGAGGCTGTATGCATAATGAGATTTCATCTCCAAAGACTTCAAATACTCTGGAGGCTAGTAATACTTGGTAAGTAataaacctttttaattttttcttcttatttatatcataaagatatttaaaacaacattaaaaagatcataaagatgaaataaaactgaACTCATAATCCCACCACCCTAAACTAGCAACTCCTTTCAGTTCTTTTCCTTCTAGCTTGTTTAAAGAGTGTTCATGGAAAAACATCACTATATTCAGGGAGCACGAAGATGCAGGGAGAATTTTAAATAGAAGACAAGTGACTGCCAAGTCAATGCTTTTTACCCTTTCTCAAGGTAAGAACATGTTGGGTGATATCTTAAgactgatttgtattttcctcaaTATGGGTACCAATGACTTAAAGATTCCAAGCTATTCAGTACAGCAACCATCATTTAGCCACCACTTCTACTCCTTAACCCAGCTCTAAAAGAAATCACTGCTAGTAAAAGGAGCTTGATTTCcattattagaagaaaagaaaagaaagccatgtGCTAAATCTTGGACAACTTTGGATAATACTAGTGCAAAGACGAAAATTGCCAATGTTACATGTTTTGATCTATCATTAAGATACCATTAACAAGATCAAAAGCACAAGAGTTTTAGTTTTAGTcttgaatttcttatttttttgttcttttgttccaATTAActcatccacttttttttttagtcaatgTTTCTAATGGAAAAGCAGACAACATAGAAGAATAGAtggtgcatgcaagcagggagaagtcttaaaactttaaatgataaagttattttatatGATACACTAATGGCAAATACACATCattgtgctttttgtttatttttaaataaatttatactcCCTTTACCaatttctcccatcccccacctctgcaaccaccaatctgttctctgtatctatgagctcgactttttgttattgttgttttgttttgagattccacatataagaggaGTCATACggaatttgcctttctctgacttatttcacataacatcatgacctcaagatccatccatgtcacaAATGGTAACATTTCACTCATGTTTATAGatgaataatatcccactgtgATATTACATATATTGATATctaatatatagtaataaatatactattttatatctatgtctatctatctcacaatttctttatttattgatccagtgatggacacttagattgtttccatatcttggctactgtaaataatgctgcaatgaacatgggtggctgtatcttttcaagttagtgttttcattttcttcagataaatagccaaaagtggaattgctggatcatatggtcattctagatttctgttttcctgtaGTATCACTTGtaacatttcctctttcatttctgattttgagtcctctttttttcttgatgaagactttttttcttgataaagaCTTGTCacttttttataaatcttttcaaagaactagctcttagtATTATTGATCTTCTCCATCATCTTTTTAGTCTCTAGTTCACttacttcttttctaatctttgttatttccttctactaattttgggcttcatttgtctcttctttttctagttccttaaggttctaattttaggttgtttatttgagactgtTGACGTTTTTTGAAGTAGGCATTTATCGCTaagaacttccctcttagaactgcttttgttgcatctcACAAATATTTGGGTATATCATATTTCCATTATTGTTTGTCACATAGTGTtttttgatttatctttttatttctttgactaattggtttttcagtagcatgttgtttaatcttcacatatttgtgaattttcttgttttcttcctgtaattaatttctatgattattttattGTGTACTCTTCCTA
It includes:
- the LOC109496477 gene encoding keratin, type II cytoskeletal 1b-like isoform X1; translated protein: MHNEISSPKTSNTLEASNTCSFPSSLFKECSWKNITIFREHEDAGRILNRRQVTAKSMLFTLSQAHLGWGLNGVTADNDGRGGGGGGRGGRGGGGGGRGIKEEDDEQDYLV
- the LOC109496477 gene encoding keratin, type II cytoskeletal 1b-like isoform X2, yielding MHNEISSPKTSNTLEASNTCLFKECSWKNITIFREHEDAGRILNRRQVTAKSMLFTLSQAHLGWGLNGVTADNDGRGGGGGGRGGRGGGGGGRGIKEEDDEQDYLV